A genome region from Paludibacterium sp. B53371 includes the following:
- a CDS encoding histidine phosphatase family protein produces the protein MNPYTLTLLRHGDIDHQNLLTGQREAALTEAGSAMMDRSWQQIAALAPVSCMATSPLNRCREFAVRRALAASVPLKVDERFSEQDLGEWEGVPLSELGEQTPNWEAQWRQGELTPPGGESPEAFHTRVLSGFSAWIAASRGCHRVLVTHAPVITILLAELLEMERSVARLITVQPGGFVQLSILQDHPAYLMRLDAPLGGGAA, from the coding sequence ATGAACCCCTATACGCTGACGCTGCTGCGTCACGGCGACATCGACCACCAGAACCTGCTGACCGGCCAGCGCGAGGCAGCGCTGACCGAAGCAGGCAGTGCCATGATGGACCGCAGCTGGCAACAAATCGCCGCCCTGGCGCCGGTCTCCTGCATGGCTACCTCCCCGCTCAATCGTTGCCGCGAATTCGCCGTCCGGCGCGCGCTGGCCGCCTCGGTCCCCCTCAAGGTGGATGAGCGTTTTTCCGAACAGGATCTGGGGGAATGGGAAGGCGTGCCGCTGAGCGAGCTGGGCGAACAGACACCGAATTGGGAGGCGCAATGGCGCCAGGGCGAACTGACGCCACCCGGCGGCGAATCGCCGGAAGCCTTCCATACCCGCGTGCTCAGCGGCTTTTCTGCCTGGATCGCCGCCTCGCGCGGCTGTCACCGCGTGCTGGTGACCCATGCACCGGTGATTACCATCCTGCTGGCGGAATTACTGGAAATGGAACGGAGTGTGGCACGGCTGATCACGGTTCAGCCCGGCGGCTTCGTGCAATTGTCGATTCTGCAGGATCATCCGGCCTATCTGATGCGACTGGACGCGCCATTGGGCGGCGGAGCGGCATGA
- a CDS encoding type III pantothenate kinase, producing the protein MILLIDAGNTRIKWAVYQGEQCLAQGALEHQAIETLSAQLASFSLARAYGAAVVQPEVCHRIEQQLPCPLQWVETAVVTAGVRNHYVDPRQMGVDRWLAVLAARRLVQGDVVVASAGTALTVEALTAEGDYLGGLIMPGYRLMLDALAKNTARLDQPAGQWCDFPQQTADALASGALDAMAGAIGRLRLRLAQHTGRPLAPLLLSGGDAGKIAPLLASPCEIVDNLVLTGLLEVADKT; encoded by the coding sequence ATGATTTTGCTGATCGATGCCGGCAATACCCGCATCAAGTGGGCGGTGTATCAGGGCGAGCAATGTCTGGCACAGGGGGCGCTGGAGCATCAGGCCATTGAAACCCTGTCGGCGCAGCTGGCGTCCTTTTCGCTGGCCCGCGCCTATGGTGCCGCCGTGGTGCAGCCCGAAGTTTGTCATCGCATCGAACAGCAACTGCCGTGTCCGCTGCAGTGGGTCGAGACAGCCGTGGTCACCGCCGGGGTACGCAATCATTATGTCGATCCGCGCCAGATGGGGGTGGATCGCTGGCTGGCCGTGCTGGCGGCCCGCCGTCTGGTGCAGGGCGATGTGGTGGTGGCCAGTGCCGGCACCGCGCTGACCGTCGAGGCGCTCACCGCCGAGGGGGACTACCTTGGCGGCCTGATCATGCCGGGCTATCGTCTGATGCTGGATGCACTGGCAAAGAACACTGCGCGGCTGGATCAGCCCGCCGGGCAATGGTGCGATTTTCCACAACAGACAGCCGATGCGCTGGCCAGCGGGGCACTGGATGCCATGGCCGGCGCCATCGGGCGGCTGCGGCTGCGGCTGGCGCAGCATACCGGTCGTCCGCTGGCGCCGTTGCTGCTCAGTGGCGGGGATGCCGGCAAAATCGCCCCGCTGCTCGCAAGCCCCTGTGAGATCGTGGATAATCTGGTACTTACCGGTTTATTAGAAGTGGCGGACAAGACATGA
- a CDS encoding adenylyltransferase/cytidyltransferase family protein, producing the protein MSYPTPLFEQKLCAPDELPGRLSGLPRPLVFTNGAFDIIHRGHVTYLAQARSLGQGLIVALNTDASVRRLGKGADRPINPLENRAAVIASLECVSLVTWFDDDTPAALIELIKPEILVKGGDWPIDKIVGSAETLARGGEVHSIPFLFATSTTATLQKIRASEPGHG; encoded by the coding sequence ATGTCGTACCCAACCCCGCTGTTTGAGCAAAAACTGTGTGCCCCGGACGAACTGCCTGGCCGTTTGTCCGGCTTACCCCGCCCCCTGGTCTTTACCAACGGCGCCTTCGACATCATCCATCGCGGTCATGTGACCTATCTGGCCCAGGCCCGCAGCCTCGGTCAGGGACTGATCGTGGCGCTCAATACCGATGCCTCGGTCCGTCGTCTGGGCAAAGGTGCCGATCGGCCGATCAATCCGCTGGAAAACCGTGCGGCAGTGATTGCCTCTCTGGAGTGCGTGTCGCTGGTGACCTGGTTTGACGACGATACCCCGGCGGCCCTGATCGAGCTGATCAAGCCCGAGATCCTGGTCAAGGGAGGGGACTGGCCGATCGACAAGATTGTCGGTTCGGCAGAAACCCTGGCCCGTGGCGGTGAGGTGCATTCAATCCCCTTCCTTTTCGCTACCTCGACGACGGCCACACTGCAAAAGATCCGCGCTTCGGAGCCGGGTCATGGCTGA
- a CDS encoding ParA family protein has translation MRRVVFNQKGGVGKSTITVNLAATAARQGRQVLVIDLDPQGNSSHYLMGTPVGERHLGGLFDQYLNITLFGKPVDDFIETTPFDGLSLLASHPSLSDMMGKLDARHKIYKLRETLDTLDAAQRFDEVWIDTPPALNFYTLSALIAAQRCLIPFDCDSFSRQALYGLLTSVTEIQADHNPQLAIEGIVVNQFQPRASLPARQVAELRAEGLPILDTPLSASVRIRESHEACRPMPFLDQRHKLTREFDQLYRQLSQAD, from the coding sequence ATCAGGCGGGTGGTATTCAATCAGAAAGGCGGGGTCGGCAAGTCCACCATCACGGTGAACCTGGCCGCCACCGCTGCCAGGCAGGGCAGACAGGTACTGGTGATCGATCTGGATCCCCAGGGCAACAGCAGTCATTACCTGATGGGGACGCCGGTCGGCGAGCGCCATCTTGGCGGACTGTTCGATCAGTACCTCAACATCACGCTGTTCGGCAAGCCGGTCGACGACTTTATCGAAACCACGCCGTTTGACGGTCTGTCCCTGCTGGCCTCCCACCCCAGCCTGAGCGACATGATGGGCAAGCTGGACGCGCGGCACAAAATCTACAAGCTGCGCGAAACGCTGGATACCCTCGACGCCGCTCAGCGCTTTGATGAAGTCTGGATCGACACCCCGCCGGCGTTGAACTTTTATACCCTGTCGGCACTGATCGCCGCGCAGCGCTGCCTGATTCCCTTCGACTGCGACAGCTTCTCGCGCCAGGCGCTATATGGCCTGCTCACCAGTGTGACCGAGATCCAGGCCGACCATAATCCGCAACTGGCCATTGAAGGCATTGTCGTCAACCAGTTCCAGCCACGCGCCAGCCTGCCGGCGCGGCAAGTGGCCGAGCTGCGGGCCGAGGGACTGCCGATTCTCGACACCCCGCTTTCGGCCTCGGTGCGCATTCGCGAGTCTCATGAAGCCTGCCGGCCGATGCCCTTTCTGGATCAACGGCACAAACTCACGCGCGAATTCGACCAGCTCTATCGTCAGCTAAGCCAGGCGGATTGA
- the argJ gene encoding bifunctional glutamate N-acetyltransferase/amino-acid acetyltransferase ArgJ, translating to MAVNLKSLDDNTLLPIAGLDLRVAEAGVKYPDRRDVLVMQIDKGNTVAGVFTQNRFCAAPVQLCKQHLDAGVQIRALVINTGNANAGTGEDGRQRARAICQALADDMGCQVEQVLPFSTGVILEPLPSERIIQALPKRQPANWSEAARAIMTTDTMPKAGSRSLTLGGQPVSMTGIAKGAGMIHPNMATMLGFVATDAAVTRPVLDQLVKEICDPSFNCISVDGDTSTNDSFILISTGKSAAPLIDSTDSQDYQLLRAALLDLATELAQAIVRDGEGATKFVTVEVEGGRSVAECKTVAYAIARSPLVKTAFFASDPNLGRLLCAIGYAGVQDLDVDRLELYLDDVLVASQGGRHPDYREEQGQAVLNQPEFTVRVRLNRGAAAARVWTCDFSYDYVRINADYRS from the coding sequence ATGGCCGTCAATTTGAAGTCTCTGGATGACAACACTCTGCTGCCGATCGCGGGGCTCGATCTGCGTGTGGCCGAGGCCGGTGTCAAATATCCCGACCGGCGCGATGTGCTGGTCATGCAGATCGACAAGGGCAACACCGTGGCAGGTGTCTTTACCCAGAATCGTTTCTGTGCTGCGCCGGTGCAATTGTGCAAGCAGCATCTGGATGCCGGTGTGCAAATCCGCGCTTTGGTCATCAATACCGGTAATGCCAATGCCGGCACTGGCGAAGACGGCCGCCAGCGTGCCCGCGCCATCTGCCAGGCGCTGGCCGACGACATGGGCTGTCAGGTCGAGCAGGTGCTGCCGTTCTCGACCGGCGTGATTCTCGAGCCACTGCCCTCCGAGCGCATCATTCAGGCCTTGCCGAAGCGCCAGCCCGCCAACTGGTCCGAGGCGGCCCGCGCCATCATGACCACCGATACCATGCCCAAGGCCGGCAGCCGCAGCCTGACACTGGGCGGTCAGCCGGTGTCGATGACCGGTATCGCCAAGGGCGCCGGCATGATTCACCCCAATATGGCGACCATGCTGGGCTTTGTGGCAACGGATGCCGCCGTGACCCGTCCGGTACTGGATCAACTGGTCAAGGAAATCTGTGATCCCTCCTTTAACTGTATTTCCGTCGATGGCGATACGTCGACCAATGACAGTTTCATTCTGATCTCCACCGGCAAGAGCGCTGCGCCGCTGATTGACTCGACCGACTCGCAGGATTATCAGTTGCTCAGGGCCGCACTGCTTGATCTGGCCACCGAGCTGGCACAGGCCATCGTCCGCGACGGCGAGGGTGCGACCAAGTTCGTCACCGTCGAGGTGGAGGGGGGGCGCAGCGTCGCCGAGTGCAAGACCGTGGCTTATGCCATTGCACGCTCCCCGCTGGTGAAGACGGCGTTCTTTGCTTCGGACCCCAATCTCGGGCGTCTGCTGTGTGCCATTGGCTACGCCGGTGTCCAGGATCTGGATGTCGATCGGCTCGAGCTCTATCTGGATGATGTCCTGGTGGCCAGTCAGGGCGGACGTCACCCGGACTACCGGGAAGAGCAGGGGCAGGCGGTGTTGAATCAGCCGGAGTTCACCGTCAGGGTGCGCCTCAATCGCGGTGCCGCCGCAGCCAGGGTATGGACCTGTGACTTCTCTTATGATTACGTACGCATCAATGCTGACTATCGCAGCTGA
- a CDS encoding SPOR domain-containing protein encodes MKWFLGLVVALNLFVGVVALLRQHDPVDIHSHEVSPEQLKVLPAGWQPQASAAMAASAPFVASAPLTLTQTVTSPLGKAASAPAASAPTAKSAVSPKGDKPAAKAPAQNDKSAAHDKAKVASVPAAHAGEPVARQCAQWGGLSQALLDRVKGGLPTLRLKSAQMHSQLVDDSSATGGNLRYWVYIPAKLASSKLSGELAQKGFDNYVVQNEGDFRGALSLGLFGKQEGAQALVDKLKKAGYPKAEIQARGKTQLTRLDFSDLSDSQFKALGALQQRLTPGIALKTVACGR; translated from the coding sequence ATGAAGTGGTTTCTGGGCCTGGTCGTGGCATTGAATCTGTTTGTCGGCGTGGTGGCCTTGCTGCGCCAGCACGATCCCGTGGATATCCACAGCCATGAAGTCTCACCCGAGCAACTGAAGGTATTGCCGGCCGGCTGGCAGCCGCAGGCGTCGGCAGCCATGGCCGCCTCGGCGCCCTTCGTGGCCTCGGCACCCCTGACCCTGACCCAGACGGTCACTTCGCCGCTCGGCAAGGCCGCATCGGCCCCGGCGGCCTCGGCGCCGACTGCCAAGTCCGCCGTGTCGCCCAAGGGTGACAAGCCTGCTGCCAAGGCACCCGCCCAAAATGACAAGTCCGCCGCGCACGACAAAGCCAAGGTTGCCTCGGTGCCGGCCGCCCATGCCGGCGAGCCGGTGGCCCGCCAGTGCGCCCAGTGGGGTGGCCTGAGCCAGGCGCTGCTGGATCGTGTGAAGGGCGGCTTGCCGACGCTGCGTCTCAAGTCGGCGCAAATGCACAGCCAGCTGGTGGACGACAGCAGTGCGACAGGCGGTAATCTGCGCTACTGGGTTTACATCCCGGCCAAGCTGGCCAGCAGCAAACTGTCCGGTGAGTTGGCGCAAAAGGGATTCGACAACTACGTGGTGCAGAACGAAGGCGACTTCAGGGGGGCGTTGTCGCTGGGCCTGTTCGGCAAGCAGGAGGGGGCACAGGCACTGGTCGACAAACTGAAGAAGGCCGGCTACCCGAAGGCCGAGATCCAGGCTCGGGGCAAAACCCAGCTGACCCGTCTGGATTTCAGCGATCTGAGCGACAGCCAGTTCAAGGCGCTCGGTGCGCTGCAACAGCGCCTGACGCCGGGCATTGCCCTCAAGACCGTCGCCTGCGGACGATAG
- the recQ gene encoding DNA helicase RecQ — translation MQDANTLLQNIFGYPSFRGQQADIVAHVAAGGHALVLMPTGGGKSLCYQIPALMRPGVGIVVSPLIALMQDQVAALTEVGVAAACLNSATGSEEARDIARQARAGTLDLLYVAPERLLMPRFLDFLSTLELALFAIDEAHCVSHWGHDFRPEYQQLGLLAQRFPAVPRLALTATADLPTRADIQHYLGLQDSPVFLSSFDRPNLFYQVVEKHNAKKQLLSFIENEFPGVSGIVYCLSRKRVEETAAWLVENGIHALPYHAGLGHDVREANQRAFLRDDAVVMVATVAFGMGIDKPDVRFVAHIDMPKSPESFYQESGRAGRDGLPATSWLCYGLNDMVQLGRMIQESEMAEAQKQVELTKLDAMLGICETASCRRQQILAHFGEAIEPCGHCDNCLAPPVTFDATVAVQKLLSCIYRVGQRYHAGHVVDVLLGRSSPAISAAGHEQLSTFGIGKELNQRAWRSVIRQLVARKILQVDVVRGQSLVLTEACRPLLKGQTPIRLRPLADKERSSRSQTDRWLRTEREERLWQALRRWRKEVADEHNVPAYAVFSDRTLRQLVEEKPQNRSQLARVYGVGELKLARYGDNLLNLMRQIGDASSGDE, via the coding sequence ATGCAGGACGCCAACACCCTTCTCCAGAATATTTTCGGCTACCCGTCCTTCCGCGGGCAGCAGGCCGACATCGTGGCGCATGTCGCCGCGGGCGGGCATGCGCTGGTGCTGATGCCGACGGGTGGCGGCAAGTCCCTGTGCTATCAGATTCCGGCATTGATGCGACCCGGGGTCGGCATTGTGGTGTCGCCGCTGATTGCCCTGATGCAGGATCAGGTTGCGGCACTGACCGAGGTCGGGGTGGCGGCAGCCTGCCTGAATTCGGCCACCGGCAGCGAAGAGGCACGCGATATTGCCCGCCAGGCGCGCGCCGGAACGCTGGATCTGCTGTATGTGGCGCCGGAACGGTTGCTGATGCCGCGCTTTCTGGATTTTCTCTCTACCCTCGAGTTGGCGCTGTTTGCGATTGACGAGGCGCATTGCGTCAGTCACTGGGGACATGATTTCCGCCCGGAATACCAGCAGCTCGGTCTGCTGGCCCAGCGCTTCCCCGCCGTGCCGCGACTGGCGCTGACCGCCACGGCCGATCTGCCGACCCGGGCGGATATCCAGCACTATCTCGGTCTGCAGGACAGCCCGGTTTTCCTGTCCAGTTTTGATCGACCCAATCTGTTCTATCAGGTGGTCGAAAAGCACAATGCCAAAAAGCAGCTGCTGAGCTTCATCGAAAACGAGTTTCCCGGTGTCTCCGGCATCGTCTACTGCCTGTCGCGCAAGCGCGTGGAAGAGACCGCCGCCTGGCTGGTGGAGAACGGGATCCACGCTTTGCCCTACCATGCCGGTCTGGGTCACGACGTGCGCGAAGCCAACCAGCGCGCCTTTCTGCGGGATGATGCCGTGGTGATGGTGGCCACCGTCGCCTTCGGCATGGGCATCGATAAGCCCGATGTCCGCTTTGTCGCGCATATCGACATGCCGAAGAGCCCGGAAAGCTTCTATCAGGAGTCTGGTCGTGCCGGGCGCGACGGCCTGCCGGCGACCAGCTGGTTGTGTTACGGCCTCAACGACATGGTGCAGCTGGGACGCATGATTCAGGAGTCCGAGATGGCCGAGGCTCAGAAGCAGGTCGAACTCACCAAGCTCGATGCCATGCTGGGGATCTGCGAAACCGCCAGCTGCCGCCGTCAGCAGATCCTCGCGCACTTTGGCGAGGCCATCGAGCCCTGCGGCCATTGCGACAACTGTCTGGCCCCGCCTGTCACCTTCGATGCCACCGTGGCCGTACAGAAACTGCTGTCCTGCATCTATCGTGTCGGCCAGCGCTACCACGCCGGCCATGTGGTCGATGTCCTGCTCGGGCGCAGCAGCCCGGCCATCAGCGCCGCCGGTCACGAGCAGCTCTCTACCTTCGGCATCGGCAAGGAGCTCAATCAGCGCGCCTGGCGTTCGGTGATCCGTCAGCTGGTGGCGCGCAAGATCCTGCAGGTCGACGTGGTGCGCGGTCAGTCGCTGGTGTTGACCGAGGCTTGCCGCCCTTTGCTCAAGGGCCAAACGCCGATCCGCCTGCGTCCGCTGGCCGACAAGGAGCGCAGCAGCCGCAGCCAGACCGATCGCTGGTTGCGTACCGAGCGCGAAGAACGTCTCTGGCAGGCATTGCGCCGCTGGCGCAAAGAAGTGGCTGACGAGCATAATGTCCCGGCATATGCTGTCTTTTCCGACCGCACATTGCGCCAGTTGGTGGAAGAAAAACCGCAGAACCGCAGCCAGCTGGCACGGGTCTACGGTGTCGGCGAACTCAAGCTGGCACGCTATGGCGACAATCTGCTCAACCTGATGCGACAAATCGGGGATGCATCGTCAGGCGATGAATAA
- a CDS encoding ferritin-like domain-containing protein: protein MLYPELFAQLEKARWNMAQDIPWDEFDAGKLSEEQAKTIKMNAITEWAALPATEMFLRDNRNDSDFSAFMSIWFYEEQKHALVLMEYLRRFRPDLLPSEEELHAVRFEFDPAPQLETLMLHFCGEVRLTQWYRCAADWHQEPVIKHIYKTLSQDEARHGGAYLKYMKKAIERCGNEARAAFAKIGLLMASSSRSNKPLHPTNLHVNQSLFPNDTVQSRLPDPAWLEAWLSSQIHFDETWEARVVGGILRNLSNLFERPIETIQSLNRYRKELTASLKEPNVVPNPAV from the coding sequence ATGTTGTATCCCGAACTGTTTGCCCAGCTGGAAAAGGCGCGCTGGAATATGGCGCAGGACATTCCCTGGGATGAATTTGACGCTGGCAAACTGTCCGAAGAGCAGGCCAAGACCATCAAGATGAATGCCATCACCGAATGGGCGGCCTTGCCGGCCACGGAGATGTTCCTGCGCGACAACCGCAACGATTCCGATTTTTCCGCCTTCATGTCCATCTGGTTCTATGAAGAGCAGAAGCATGCCCTGGTGCTGATGGAGTATCTGCGTCGTTTCCGCCCGGATCTGCTGCCGAGCGAAGAAGAACTGCATGCTGTCCGCTTTGAGTTCGATCCGGCCCCGCAGCTGGAAACCCTGATGCTGCACTTCTGTGGTGAGGTACGCCTGACGCAGTGGTATCGCTGTGCCGCTGACTGGCATCAGGAGCCGGTCATCAAGCACATCTACAAGACCCTGTCGCAGGATGAGGCACGTCATGGCGGTGCCTATCTCAAGTACATGAAAAAGGCCATTGAGCGCTGTGGCAATGAGGCCCGTGCTGCCTTTGCCAAGATCGGTCTGCTGATGGCTTCTTCTTCCCGTTCCAACAAACCGCTGCATCCGACCAATCTGCACGTCAATCAGAGTCTGTTCCCGAACGACACCGTCCAGTCGCGTCTGCCCGACCCGGCATGGCTGGAAGCCTGGTTGTCGAGTCAGATTCACTTTGATGAAACTTGGGAAGCACGTGTGGTGGGTGGTATCCTTCGCAACTTGTCTAATCTGTTTGAGCGGCCGATTGAAACGATTCAATCCTTGAATCGGTACCGCAAAGAATTGACGGCGAGTCTGAAGGAGCCAAATGTCGTACCCAACCCCGCTGTTTGA
- a CDS encoding biotin--[acetyl-CoA-carboxylase] ligase produces MADWPFAVLRALSDGKFHSGEAIAQQLGCSRTLIWQAVHTIQTEFQLPVFSVRGQGYRLVEPFDWLDVATVRAELSADCAETWTLAVADQVDSTNTQLMNRANSDGLHGLVLAAELQSAGRGRLGRAWHARLGDCLMFSLLWRFDRGLAELAGLSLAIGLALARVLRALGAPVELKWPNDVLLDGRKMAGILIELSGDALGPAAVVIGIGINLQAPQGVDQAVAGLRECGIRISRNHLLALLLNELHQVLCAFNQHGFEPLASEWMALSTHQDKPVRLSFSHGQPIEGVARGVAGNGALLVDTPQGRQVFHVGEVSLRSAT; encoded by the coding sequence ATGGCTGATTGGCCGTTTGCCGTGCTGCGTGCGCTGTCGGATGGCAAATTTCATTCCGGCGAAGCCATCGCGCAGCAGCTGGGCTGCTCGCGCACGCTGATCTGGCAAGCTGTGCATACCATCCAGACCGAGTTTCAGCTGCCGGTCTTCAGCGTACGCGGTCAGGGCTACCGTCTGGTCGAGCCGTTCGACTGGCTGGATGTCGCGACCGTGCGTGCCGAGTTGTCTGCAGACTGTGCGGAAACCTGGACGCTCGCCGTCGCCGATCAGGTGGATTCGACCAATACCCAGTTGATGAACCGCGCAAACAGCGATGGCCTGCACGGACTAGTGCTGGCTGCCGAGCTGCAAAGCGCGGGTCGTGGCCGCCTCGGTCGCGCCTGGCATGCCCGGCTGGGGGACTGTCTGATGTTCTCGCTGCTGTGGCGCTTTGACCGTGGCCTGGCCGAGCTGGCTGGCCTGTCCCTGGCCATCGGCCTCGCGCTGGCGCGTGTGCTGCGTGCCCTGGGAGCCCCGGTTGAGCTGAAGTGGCCGAATGATGTGCTGCTGGATGGCCGCAAGATGGCCGGGATCCTCATCGAGCTGTCGGGCGATGCCCTTGGGCCGGCCGCCGTGGTCATTGGCATCGGCATCAACCTGCAAGCTCCGCAGGGAGTGGATCAGGCCGTGGCTGGTCTGCGCGAGTGTGGCATCCGCATCAGCCGCAATCATTTGCTGGCCCTGCTGCTCAACGAGTTGCATCAGGTGCTTTGCGCCTTCAACCAACATGGTTTCGAGCCGCTGGCATCGGAATGGATGGCACTGTCTACCCATCAGGACAAGCCGGTCCGGCTGAGCTTCTCGCATGGCCAGCCGATTGAAGGCGTGGCGCGCGGGGTGGCTGGCAATGGCGCCCTGCTGGTGGATACCCCGCAGGGTCGGCAGGTGTTTCATGTCGGGGAAGTCAGCTTGCGGAGTGCGACATGA
- a CDS encoding surface-adhesin E family protein, producing the protein MRTRMLFMAVLSGLLAGCATQPLAPSRTGHAPAQSTVIPSADWENLGVSPNGNILHEVDKLSIVRQGRLVTFRERRTIFDVRKENFQNTPSHKVAINTWQIDCEANTYRLLSMNLFDETGRQVTSVTYNDTQIKPMPVVPNSASAQQLQFVCQNGAAN; encoded by the coding sequence ATGCGTACCCGTATGCTTTTCATGGCCGTGCTGAGCGGCCTGCTGGCCGGCTGTGCCACCCAGCCGCTCGCGCCGTCCCGCACCGGTCATGCCCCGGCGCAAAGTACCGTTATCCCCAGTGCCGACTGGGAAAACCTTGGGGTGTCGCCCAATGGCAACATCCTGCATGAGGTCGACAAGCTGTCGATCGTGCGCCAGGGCAGACTGGTCACCTTCCGCGAACGCCGAACCATTTTCGATGTGCGCAAGGAGAACTTCCAGAACACCCCGAGTCACAAAGTCGCCATCAATACATGGCAAATTGACTGTGAAGCAAACACTTATCGTCTGCTGAGCATGAATTTGTTTGATGAAACTGGCAGGCAGGTGACCAGTGTCACCTATAATGACACACAGATAAAACCAATGCCGGTGGTACCGAATTCCGCCAGTGCCCAACAGTTGCAGTTCGTGTGCCAGAACGGGGCCGCCAACTGA